The following are encoded together in the Brassica napus cultivar Da-Ae chromosome A9, Da-Ae, whole genome shotgun sequence genome:
- the LOC106390875 gene encoding disease resistance protein SUMM2: MGSCLSVSMPCDQVVNQVSQCLSDKGSYIYDLSMNLAALEKDMEVLKAKRDDVQGRVNREEFTGCRQRLAEVQVWLKNVLDIEDEFKDLFSTSTVELQRLCCCGLCSKNVEMSYSYGKRVIRMLKIVKSTSSEGKFDVVTEKVQVTEVEEMPIQPTIVGHEALLERVWNRLMDDGVGVLGLYGMGGVGKTTILAQINNKFTKARGSFHVVIWVVVSKNLDIHNVQEDIAKKLGLWNEEWDKKNENRRALDIHNVLKRRKFVLFLDDIWAKVNLPTIGVPYPDVVNGCKVAFTTRSRDVCGRMEVDELMEVSCLGPDKAWELFQKKVGESTLKIHADIPDLARQVAGKCSGLPLALNVIGETMSCKSTVQEWRRAVDVLTLSAADFSGMKDEILSVLKYSYDSLNGEVVKSCFLYCSLFPEDYLIDKERLVDYWICEGFIDESQSRERAINQVYEILGTLVRACLLVEGEMNNISYVTMHDVVRDMALWIASDLGKDKEIYIVQAGVDLRNMPDVKNWKGVKKMSLMRNNIERICGSHECAQLTTLFLQNNQSLVHVSSDFFKYVPALVVLDLSGNLGLSELPQLQLISLRYLDLSRTSLEQFHVGSQELTKLIHLNLESTRKLKSISGIANLSSLRSLGLEGSNKTLDVSLLKELQLVEYLENLTIEVSSGMVLEQLLSCHVLVKCIQKMGLNNLGESTRILTLPTMCVLRRLNVSGCRMGEIQIERTTPSFQNLSRIDICVCYRLKDLTWLVFAPNLVDLRVKYSNQLEEIINEEVAARVAGGRVPFQKLRSLNLSHSPMLKSIYWSPLSFPCLSKISIAGCPMLRQLPLDSDSVVRFEVFSIEYREEEWIKEVDWKDEATQLRFLPFCKLGPDPTVTPNKYNSQTRSINSVVGVRHQPVNHYS, from the coding sequence ATGGGAAGTTGTTTATCGGTCTCCATGCCATGTGATCAAGTTGTGAATCAAGTCTCTCAATGTTTATCCGACAAAGGAAGTTACATCTACGACCTTTCCATGAATCTAGCGGCTCTGGAGAAAGACATGGAAGTCCTCAAGGCAAAGCGTGATGATGTGCAAGGAAGGGTGAACAGAGAAGAGTTTACAGGATGTCGTCAAAGACTTGCTGAAGTCCAGGTATGGCTTAAGAATGTCCTCGACATAGAAGATGAATTTAAAGATCTATTTAGTACTAGTACCGTTGAACTCCAAAGGTTGTGTTGCTGTGGATTATGCTCCAAAAATGTGGAAATGAGCTACAGTTATGGCAAAAGAGTAATCCGGATGTTGAAAATAGTTAAGAGTACCAGTTCTGAAGGAAAATTTGATGTGGTGACTGAGAAAGTTCAAGTAACTGAGGTTGAAGAGATGCCTATTCAACCCACAATTGTTGGTCATGAGGCATTGCTTGAGAGGGTATGGAACCGTCTAATGGACGATGGAgttggggttttgggtttgtaTGGTATGGGTGGAGTTGGCAAAACCACTATTCTTGCGCAGATCAACAATAAGTTTACTAAAGCAAGGGGCAGCTTTCATGTTGTGATATGGGTTGTGGTGTCAAAGAATTTAGACATTCATAACGTTCAAGAAGACATAGCAAAAAAACTAGGACTTTGGAATGAGGAGTGGGATAAGAAGAACGAGAACCGTAGAGCCCTTGACATACACAACGTTCTCAAGAGACGGAAGTTTGTGTTGTTCTTGGATGATATATGGGCGAAAGTGAATTTGCCGACCATTGGAGTCCCTTATCCGGATGTAGTAAATGGATGCAAAGTAGCTTTCACCACTCGCTCTAGAGACGTGTGTGGACGCATGGAGGTTGATGAACTGATGGAAGTCAGTTGTCTAGGCCCCGACAAAGCATGGGAGTTGTTCCAAAAGAAAGTTGGAGAAAGCACATTGAAAATCCATGCAGACATTCCTGATCTCGCTAGACAAGTCGCTGGAAAATGTTCTGGCTTACCACTGGCGCTCAACGTAATCGGGGAAACTATGTCATGCAAAAGTACGGTACAAGAATGGCGACGTGCAGTGGACGTTTTGACTTTATCGGCTGCAGATTTTTCAGGCATGAAAGATGAAATCCTTTCTGTTCTCAAGTATAGCTATGACAGTTTAAATGGAGAGGTGGTGAAATCATGTTTTCTTTATTGCTCTCTATTTCCTGAAGATTATCTTATAGATAAAGAGAGACTGGTGGATTATTGGATATGTGAGGGATTCATAGATGAAAGCCAAAGTAGAGAAAGGGCTATAAACCAAGTATATGAGATACTTGGCACCCTTGTCCGCGCATGTTTATTGGTCGAAGGAGAAATGAATAATATATCATATGTGACTATGCATGATGTGGTTCGTGACATGGCTCTATGGATCGCATCTGATCTTGGAAAGGAtaaggagatatacattgtgcAAGCCGGTGTTGATTTACGCAATATGCCAGATGTCAAGAATTGGAAGGGTGTTAAAAAGATGTCACTGATGCGTAACAATATTGAAAGGATATGTGGCAGCCATGAGTGCGCTCAACTTACAACTTTGTTCCTTCAGAACAACCAATCACTGGTACATGTTTCCAGTGACTTCTTCAAGTATGTTCCAGCGCTAGTTGTGTTGGATCTGTCAGGCAATTTAGGCCTTTCTGAGTTACCACAGCTTCAGTTGATATCGTTGCGGTATCTTGATTTGTCACGAACAAGCTTGGAGCAATTTCATGTTGGGTCACAAGAGTTGACAAAGCTAATCCACTTGAATCTCGAGTCCACACGGAAGCTTAAGAGCATTTCAGGGATAGCAAATTTGTCAAGTTTGAGGTCACTTGGACTAGAAGGATCCAACAAGACGCTAGACGTGAGCTTACTGAAAGAGCTGCAACTTGTGGAGTATCTAGAAAATTTAACCATTGAGGTCAGTTCAGGGATGGTTTTGGAGCAATTGTTAAGCTGTCACGTGTTGGTAAAATGCATTCAAAAGATGGGATTAAATAACCTTGGAGAATCAACGAGAATATTGACTTTGCCAACTATGTGTGTTCTACGTAGGCTCAACGTATCAGGATGCAGAATGGGGGAAATACAGATTGAGAGGACAACTCCAAGTTTCCAAAACCTCTCCCGAATCGATATATGTGTTTGCTATCGTCTAAAGGATTTGACGTGGCTGGTGTTTGCTCCAAACCTTGTTGATCTTAGAGTTAAATACTCAAATCAATTGGAAGAGATTATAAACGAGGAAGTAGCTGCAAGGGTTGCAGGAGGACGTGTTCCTTTTCAAAAACTAAGAAGCCTCAACTTATCTCATTCACCTATGTTAAAGAGCATATACTGGAGTCCTCTATCTTTTCCATGTTTAAGCAAAATCAGCATTGCAGGTTGTCCAATGCTGAGACAGCTTCCACTGGATTCTGATAGTGTCGTCAGGTTTGAAGTATTTTCAATAGAATACAGAGAGGAAGAGTGGATCAAAGAGGTTGATTGGAAAGACGAAGCTACTCAACTGCGTTTCTTGCCTTTCTGTAAGCTTGGCCCTGACCCGACAGTAActccaaataaatataatagccAGACTCGTTCGATAAACAGTGTAGTTGGTGTAAGGCATCAGCCAGTTAATCATTATTCTTAA
- the LOC106390873 gene encoding small RNA degrading nuclease 1-like translates to MELKLATAEKQVLEELVKLVQSRGLCGENGGWKEFLDAKDKKKIGSPNDPSKRSHDELVAFLTTFKKKQDLQVLKCHANFLLIDKLEQESPGNDTPEQSLVRLTVEHPAYSLDYSFEPHSEDWFVSDVGMKTSKVMESTEMVAVDCEMVLCDDGTEGLVRVGIVDRHLKVILDEFVKPDRPVVDYRTDITGITAEDIEKATLSLVDIQETLQPFLSNGAILVGHSLNKDLEVLKIDHPKVIDTALVFKYPNARKPRRASLNNLCKSILGYEVRKAGVSHDCVNDATAAMKLALAVIEKRANTTIPPSKEMLEVEKAKLFIHKIPHNVTSEELEQVLSGEFTLDVKPAKTSRGCYCAFVVFRSSKEADQAFENVDGDQGQDSFGLPQKLVVFKLTSGSRVSIYVRKMVEDGSA, encoded by the exons ATGGAGCTTAAACTAGCCACCGCCGAGAAACAA GTGCTTGAAGAGCTGGTGAAGCTAGTGCAGAGTCGAGGCCTGTGCGGCGAAAACGGAGGATGGAAGGAGTTTTTAGATGCTAAAGACAAAAAGAAGATTGGATCTCCAAATGACCCTTCCAAGCGTTCCCATGACGAACTTGTCGCGTTTCTGACAACCTTCAAGAAGAAACAAGACTTGCAG GTTCTGAAATGTCACGCCAATTTTCTTCTGATTGACAAGTTAGAGCAGGAATCTCCTGGTAATGACACTCCTGAACAG AGTCTAGTTCGATTGACTGTTGAGCATCCTGCTTACTCTCTAGACTACTCATTCGAGCCACATTCTGAG GACTGGTTTGTATCCGATGTTGGAATGAAGACGTCCAAGGTGATGGAATCAACCGAAATGGTAGCTGTTGACTGTGAGATGGTTCTTTGCGACGATGGAACTGAGGGTTTGGTCAGAGTTGGTATTGTAGACCGCCATTTAAAG GTGATCCTTGACGAATTTGTGAAACCGGACAGACCTGTGGTTGACTATAGGACAGACATTACAGGGATTACTGCTGAAGATATCGAAAAAGCTACCCTCTCCCTCGTAGATATTCAG GAAACTTTGCAGCCCTTTCTATCAAATGGTGCGATTTTGGTTGGTCACAGTTTGAACAAAGATTTGGAAG TGTTGAAGATAGATCATCCAAAAGTAATCGATACCGCACTTGTATTCAAGTATCCCAATGCAAGAAAGCCCAGAAGAGCTTCACTTAACAACCTTTGCAAG tctATTTTGGGTTATGAAGTCAGAAAGGCAGGAGTCTCTCATGATTGTGTAAACGACGCAACAGCTGCGATGAAACTTGCACTTGCTGTTATTGAGAAAAGAGCCAACACAACAATCCCACCAtctaaagag ATGTTGGAGGTTGAGAAAGCAAAGCTCTTTATACATAAAATCCCTCACAATGTGACATCTGAAGAGCTGGAGCAAGTTCTTTCTGGAGAGTTTACACTTGATGTTAAG CCAGCAAAAACATCGAGAGGTTGCTATTGTGCGTTTGTTGTTTTCCGTAGCTCAAAAGAAGCAGATCAAGCATTTGAAAACGTTGATGGAGACCAAGGCCAG gaTTCATTTGGTTTGCCACAAAAACTGGTTGTATTTAAGCTGACTTCTGGTTCAAGAGTTAGTATATATGTCCGTAAAATGGTTGAAGATGGTTCCGCGTAG
- the LOC125578174 gene encoding uncharacterized protein LOC125578174, whose product MKQDEVERDDDDAEKINAEKENREKLAKSQVVELVKTGDLFLNKTVLKARFELCAMKHNFHYTVTNSNKSVWCIRCADKVCFWGARAECLKGSTYFIIKKYVGVHSCAPSNKTSAGRTASAKTIGNLIMHKYEGIKEGPKAKDIVQIMRNDYGCEISESLAWDSREYAVNAVRGIPEESYGKIPKYLHMLREANPGTHSSYKTDVDGRFRYLFIAFGQSIRGFNTVMRRVIVVDGTFLKSKFKGVLLVATAIDGNSNLYPIAFGIVDSENEQSWEWFMRELKVVVADDNGLAFISDRQVSIAKAVEKVYPLARHGICIHHLLNNVISYFKGKGLAGLISKASKAYRVVDFKKTFAHVCNISPAIGTYLMEADVRKWARCQFHGYRYDIRTNNPAESINSALRSPREFPVIPLLDSIREMLTRWFFKRKKLISKHTHRLTIDVEEKIDRRIGKGKTFAVYPVTDSQLLVKGDTIDCFVDLDKRTCSCGKYDLSKIPCRHAIKAGFFVGREPYTLTDFLYTTGAWREAYQESINPISVPEDGWSVPPVTA is encoded by the coding sequence atgaAGCAAGACGAGGTTgaaagagatgatgatgatgctgagAAGATCAATgctgaaaaagaaaacagagaaaaattgGCAAAGAGTCAGGTGGTCGAATTGGTTAAGACGGGAGATCTTTTCCTCAACAAAACAGTTTTGAAAGCGAGGTTTGAGTTATGTGCAATGAAGCATAACTTTCACTACACAGTTACCAACTCCAATAAATCAGTTTGGTGTATTAGATGCGCTGATAAGGTGTGCTTTTGGGGTGCTCGAGCTGAGTGTTTGAAGGGCtccacatattttattattaagaagTATGTCGGTGTACATTCCTGCGCACCTTCAAACAAAACCAGTGCCGGAAGGACAGCTTCAGCGAAAACGATAGGCAATCTGATAATGCATAAATATGAAGGTATCAAGGAAGGGCCTAAAGCGAAAGATATTGTTCAGATTATGCGCAATGATTATGGATGTGAGATCTCTGAATCTTTAGCATGGGATTCCCGTGAATATGCAGTCAACGCTGTTAGAGGTATTCCAGAGGAAAGTTATGggaaaataccaaaatatttgCACATGCTGCGAGAGGCCAATCCGGGTACACATTCCTCTTACAAGACTGACGTCGATGGTAGATTTCGATATCTGTTTATAGCGTTTGGTCAATCGATCAGAGGCTTTAACACAGTCATGAGGCGTGTCATTGTTGTCGATGGAACATTCTTGAAGAGTAAATTCAAAGGGGTGCTACTGGTTGCAACTGCTATAGAtggaaattcaaatttatatcctATTGCATTTGGGATAGTAGACTCTGAGAATGAGCagtcttgggaatggtttatgaGAGAATTAAAAGTTGTTGTTGCTGATGATAATGGTTTGGCTTTTATTTCGGATAGACAAGTGTCAATAGCGAAGGCAGTGGAGAAAGTGTATCCCCTAGCGAGACACGGTATCTGTATTCAtcatttgttgaataatgtgaTATCATATTTCAAGGGGAAGGGATTAGCTGGGTTGATTTCTAAGGCTTCAAAGGCTTATAGAGTGGTTGATTTCAAGAAGACGTTTGCTCATGTTTGCAATATCAGTCCAGCAATTGGAACGTATCTTATGGAAGCAGATGTCAGAAAGTGGGCTAGATGTCAATTTCATGGATACAGGTATGACATTAGGACAAACAATCCTGCAGAGTCGATAAATTCTGCGTTGCGTTCGCCGAGAGAGTTTCCCGTAATTCCTTTGTTGGACAGTATTAGAGAAATGCTGACACGTTGGTTTTTTAAGCGTAAGAAGTTGATTTCAAAGCACACCCACCGTTTGACCATAGATGTGGAGGAAAAGATTGATAGGAGAATTGGAAAGGGGAAAACTTTCGCAGTTTACCCTGTAACCGATAGCCAGCTGCTTGTTAAAGGCGATACAATTGACTGCTTTGTTGATTTGGACAAACGGACTTGTTCTTGTGGGAAGTACGACCTCTCGAAAATCCCTTGTAGACACGCAATAAAAGCTGGTTTCTTTGTTGGTAGAGAACCATATACATTGACTGATTTTTTGTATACCACGGGAGCTTGGAGAGAAGCTTATCAAGAAAGCATAAATCCCATTTCAGTTCCTGAAGATGGTTGGTCTGTCCCACCAGTGACAGCATGA